The Methylobacterium sp. PvR107 genome contains a region encoding:
- a CDS encoding type II asparaginase — protein MFSSRSGAALTARGAFFALALAGTLGAGPLRAREMPEAGTAAATKKPNVVILATGGTIAGAGADAANSATYTAAKVPVDKLIAAVPQMSAVANVRGEQVFQIASESFTDAQLVQLGKRVSQLLKQDDVDGVVITHGTDTLEETSFFLDLVVKSDKPIVVVGSMRPSTAISADGALNLLDAVTVAASKEAIGQGVTVTMNDTIQSGRDVTKRTNVVPSAFYSQWGPLGMVIEGKTYFFRSLSKRHNSTSEFDIDQIDSLPLVGIVYGSGNMIPGVYDAEVQAGAKAIVNAGTGNGSVAGYLVDTLKDIRSKGTLIIRSSRVPDGLVLRNAEQPDDKYDWVVAHDLNPAKAKILAAVALTKTNDTKELQRIFWEY, from the coding sequence ATGTTCTCAAGCCGAAGCGGCGCGGCCCTGACCGCGCGCGGCGCTTTCTTCGCGCTGGCCCTGGCCGGCACGCTCGGGGCGGGTCCGCTCCGCGCCCGCGAAATGCCCGAGGCCGGCACGGCGGCGGCGACGAAGAAGCCGAACGTCGTGATCCTCGCCACCGGCGGCACGATCGCGGGCGCCGGGGCGGATGCCGCCAACAGCGCCACCTACACGGCCGCGAAGGTTCCGGTCGACAAGCTGATCGCCGCCGTGCCCCAGATGAGTGCCGTCGCCAACGTGCGCGGCGAGCAGGTCTTCCAGATCGCCTCGGAGAGCTTCACGGATGCGCAGCTCGTCCAGCTCGGGAAGCGCGTGTCCCAGCTGCTGAAACAGGATGACGTCGACGGCGTGGTCATCACCCACGGCACCGACACGCTGGAGGAGACGTCCTTCTTCCTCGACCTCGTGGTGAAGAGCGACAAGCCGATCGTGGTGGTCGGCTCGATGCGGCCCTCCACGGCGATCTCGGCGGACGGTGCCCTCAACCTGCTGGACGCCGTGACGGTGGCCGCCAGCAAGGAGGCAATCGGCCAGGGCGTGACCGTGACGATGAACGACACCATCCAGTCGGGTCGCGACGTGACCAAGCGGACCAACGTCGTGCCCAGCGCCTTCTACAGCCAGTGGGGACCGCTCGGCATGGTGATCGAGGGCAAGACCTACTTCTTCCGCTCCCTGTCGAAGCGCCACAACTCGACCTCGGAGTTCGACATCGACCAGATCGACAGCCTGCCGTTGGTGGGCATCGTCTACGGCTCGGGCAATATGATCCCGGGCGTCTACGACGCGGAGGTCCAGGCCGGCGCCAAGGCGATCGTCAATGCCGGCACCGGCAACGGCTCGGTGGCCGGCTATCTCGTCGACACGCTCAAGGACATCCGGTCCAAGGGCACTCTCATCATCCGCTCCTCGCGGGTGCCGGACGGGCTCGTCCTGCGCAACGCCGAGCAGCCGGACGACAAATATGACTGGGTGGTCGCCCACGACCTGAACCCCGCCAAGGCCAAGATCCTGGCCGCCGTGGCGCTGACCAAGACCAACGACACCAAAGAGCTTCAGCGGATCTTCTGGGAGTACTGA
- a CDS encoding MFS transporter produces MDRIEGGRQARDAHTRAPASKALRGLDALNFFLADVRDGLGPYLAIYLIAVRGPDQGWNEATTGLVMTIAGILGLVAQTPAGALIDATNHKRAVVIGGAIAVTASCLVLPFIANFYLVAATQSIAHVAGTIFPPALAAITLGLVGPKMFAKRIGRNEGFNHAGNAVSAALAGGLAYFFGPVVVFWLMGVLAALSIGAMLMVPADAIDNDLARGMTEGEAQAQAQETPSGLATLLQNRALLLFAVLCAIFHLANAAMLTSVGQLLTHLSGQDHATSLIAVCIVAAQCVMVPVAIFVGAKADVIGRKPIFLAAFGVLALRGVLYTMSNNPFWLVGVQLLDGIGAGVYGALFPIVVADLTRGGGRFNAAQGAVATAQGIGASLSATLAGVIIVSAGYSTAFLALAAIAAFGFVLYLMLMPETRGGSASEPESDGNLPPAVPASA; encoded by the coding sequence ATGGACAGGATCGAGGGGGGCCGGCAGGCCCGGGACGCGCACACCCGGGCACCCGCCAGCAAAGCCCTGCGCGGCCTCGACGCGCTGAACTTTTTCCTGGCTGACGTGCGTGACGGCCTCGGCCCCTACCTCGCCATCTATCTCATCGCGGTGCGCGGCCCCGACCAGGGCTGGAACGAAGCGACGACCGGCCTCGTCATGACGATCGCCGGGATCCTCGGCCTCGTCGCGCAGACGCCGGCGGGTGCGCTGATCGACGCGACCAACCACAAGCGCGCGGTGGTGATCGGCGGCGCCATTGCGGTGACGGCGAGCTGCCTCGTCCTGCCGTTCATCGCGAACTTCTACCTCGTGGCCGCGACGCAATCGATCGCCCACGTGGCCGGGACGATCTTCCCGCCGGCGTTGGCCGCGATCACGCTGGGCCTAGTCGGCCCGAAGATGTTCGCCAAGCGGATCGGCCGCAACGAGGGCTTCAACCATGCCGGCAATGCGGTCTCGGCCGCTCTGGCGGGCGGGCTGGCCTATTTCTTCGGCCCGGTCGTGGTGTTCTGGCTGATGGGCGTGCTGGCGGCCCTCTCGATCGGCGCCATGCTGATGGTGCCGGCCGACGCCATCGACAACGATCTCGCCCGCGGCATGACCGAAGGCGAAGCGCAGGCGCAGGCGCAGGAAACGCCCTCGGGCCTCGCCACCCTGCTGCAGAACCGCGCGCTGCTGCTGTTCGCGGTGCTCTGCGCGATCTTCCATCTCGCCAACGCGGCGATGCTCACCTCCGTGGGCCAGCTCCTCACGCATTTGTCGGGCCAGGACCATGCGACCTCGCTGATCGCCGTCTGCATCGTGGCGGCACAGTGCGTGATGGTGCCGGTGGCGATCTTCGTGGGCGCCAAGGCCGACGTGATCGGCCGCAAGCCGATCTTCCTGGCGGCGTTCGGGGTCCTGGCGCTGCGCGGCGTGCTCTACACGATGTCGAACAACCCGTTCTGGCTGGTCGGCGTCCAGCTCCTCGACGGGATCGGCGCGGGCGTCTACGGCGCGCTGTTCCCGATCGTGGTGGCCGACCTGACCCGCGGCGGCGGCCGCTTCAACGCGGCCCAGGGCGCCGTCGCGACCGCACAGGGGATCGGCGCGTCCTTGAGCGCGACGCTTGCCGGCGTGATCATCGTGTCCGCGGGCTATTCCACCGCCTTCCTGGCGCTCGCGGCCATCGCGGCCTTTGGCTTCGTGCTCTACCTCATGCTGATGCCCGAGACCCGCGGCGGCAGCGCGAGCGAGCCGGAGAGCGACGGGAATCTACCGCCGGCGGTGCCAGCGAGCGCGTGA
- a CDS encoding sigma-54 dependent transcriptional regulator, whose amino-acid sequence MATILIVDDDRALREGLTETVADLGHTPVPAASGSEALARLRETPVAAVLLDLRMPGDLDGMATLEQICALPDRPPVTVLTAFASPANTIEAMRLGAHDHLTKPIGRSDLAAALDAMLAHARPDTAAQAAHAGHPGLVGSSESMRRVQKTIGLVADTASTVLIRGETGTGKEEVARALHAFSRRRARPFIPVNCAAVPGDQLESELFGHVRGAFAGAAADRAGAFHQAEGGTLFLDEIGDMPAAMQAKILRVIQDCVVTPLGGRSARVDVRLVAATHRDLPALVAEGGFRADLYYRLDVVPIDLPPLRERLADIVPLAEHFLARSGKRLSGGAASRLLAYDWPGNVRELRNVVERAAVLVRGGVIAADDIDLPAGRPERKAGDGLPQDWLSGDLPGAVARLERTMIAAALREADGNRARAARRLGIQRQLLYAKIERYGLGAPGTDLSGDTTGPVGNPDASDLPEPG is encoded by the coding sequence ATGGCGACCATCCTGATCGTCGACGACGACCGCGCCCTCCGGGAAGGCCTCACCGAGACCGTGGCCGATCTCGGACACACGCCCGTGCCGGCGGCATCCGGCTCGGAGGCGCTCGCGCGGCTGCGGGAAACCCCGGTGGCGGCCGTGCTCCTCGACCTGCGCATGCCCGGCGACCTCGACGGCATGGCCACGCTGGAGCAGATCTGCGCGTTGCCGGACCGGCCGCCCGTGACCGTCCTGACCGCCTTCGCGAGCCCGGCCAACACGATCGAGGCGATGCGCCTCGGCGCCCACGACCATCTCACCAAGCCGATCGGCCGCTCGGATCTCGCCGCTGCCCTCGACGCGATGCTGGCGCATGCCCGGCCGGACACCGCCGCTCAAGCCGCGCATGCCGGTCATCCGGGCCTCGTCGGATCGAGCGAAAGCATGCGGCGGGTCCAGAAGACCATCGGTCTCGTTGCCGACACGGCGTCGACCGTGCTGATACGTGGCGAGACCGGCACCGGCAAGGAGGAGGTGGCACGCGCCCTCCACGCTTTCTCGCGGCGGCGGGCGCGGCCGTTCATCCCGGTGAATTGTGCGGCCGTCCCGGGCGACCAGCTGGAGAGCGAGCTGTTCGGCCACGTCCGGGGCGCCTTCGCTGGGGCAGCCGCGGACCGTGCCGGCGCCTTTCACCAGGCCGAGGGCGGCACGCTGTTCCTGGACGAGATCGGCGACATGCCGGCTGCCATGCAGGCCAAGATCCTGCGCGTCATCCAGGATTGCGTTGTGACGCCGCTCGGCGGCCGTTCCGCACGGGTCGATGTCCGTCTCGTCGCCGCCACGCATCGCGATCTGCCGGCCCTCGTGGCCGAGGGCGGGTTCCGGGCCGACCTGTACTACCGTCTCGATGTCGTGCCGATCGACCTCCCCCCGCTGCGCGAGCGCCTTGCCGACATCGTGCCGCTCGCCGAGCATTTCCTGGCCCGGTCGGGCAAGCGCCTGAGCGGCGGCGCGGCATCCCGCCTCCTGGCCTATGATTGGCCGGGCAACGTGCGCGAGCTGCGCAACGTCGTGGAGCGGGCGGCGGTGCTGGTGCGCGGCGGTGTGATCGCGGCCGACGACATCGATCTGCCGGCGGGCAGACCCGAGCGGAAAGCCGGTGACGGATTACCCCAGGACTGGCTCTCCGGCGATCTGCCCGGCGCGGTGGCACGCCTGGAGCGGACCATGATCGCGGCGGCCTTGCGCGAGGCCGATGGCAATCGGGCTCGGGCCGCACGCCGTCTCGGCATCCAGCGTCAGCTCCTGTACGCCAAGATCGAGCGCTACGGGCTCGGCGCGCCGGGCACCGATCTGTCGGGAGACACGACAGGACCTGTCGGGAATCCCGACGCATCGGATCTGCCTGAGCCGGGCTAA
- a CDS encoding sensor histidine kinase, which translates to MTAYSLRARLLALWVLLLTSAAATAYLMYGVYNQSTGVQVAQTEIAVARACRAIIDRYALLVHDRGGRIAEGDLAEMVEAALGRFGEVEGGIWSASDGSVAYAYPTYEGTGPKTDVPAAERDTIAAVNAEALRVDHAVPQRRPSRTQVMLLQGCPLHGPEPGLTAWAMGRARVNDGPTYTRFVAGLGFLAATVLGSAALLGRFLYGFSGRIARLEAALATQPDGEDLPRLDRTGERELDRLVDALNAAGGRLREARARVVAAERLATAGRLAASIAHEIRNPIAAMRLKAENALASGDPNRATLALEAMLGQIARVDTLLRDLLNLTQARPLHRIPTAIAPLLTECARLHEDLATAGNVRIETVLDGLPGSDHPHIDRAQVARALDNLLLNALQHTPAGGRVRLAAARDTVDGTMRLRLRVSDTGPGVDPAIRTSLFEPFVTGRPDGTGLGLAIVHEIALAHRGAAGLVDNAPETTFCLELPWRPS; encoded by the coding sequence GTGACAGCCTACAGCCTGCGCGCCCGGCTGCTTGCCCTGTGGGTGCTCCTGCTGACCTCGGCAGCCGCGACCGCCTACCTGATGTATGGCGTCTACAACCAGTCGACCGGCGTGCAGGTGGCTCAGACCGAGATCGCGGTGGCGCGGGCCTGTCGCGCGATCATCGACCGGTACGCCCTGCTGGTCCACGACCGCGGCGGCAGGATTGCTGAAGGTGACCTCGCCGAAATGGTCGAGGCGGCGCTCGGTCGTTTCGGGGAGGTCGAAGGCGGCATCTGGAGCGCGTCGGACGGTTCGGTCGCCTATGCCTATCCCACCTACGAAGGGACCGGGCCGAAGACGGACGTCCCGGCGGCCGAGCGCGATACGATCGCGGCCGTGAACGCCGAGGCGCTGCGCGTCGACCACGCGGTCCCACAACGCCGGCCGAGCCGTACGCAGGTGATGCTGCTGCAGGGTTGTCCGCTGCATGGGCCCGAGCCCGGGCTGACCGCCTGGGCCATGGGACGCGCCCGCGTCAACGACGGCCCCACCTACACGCGTTTCGTGGCCGGGCTCGGCTTCCTGGCCGCCACGGTGCTCGGGTCGGCGGCCTTGCTCGGACGGTTCCTGTACGGGTTCTCCGGCCGGATCGCGCGGCTTGAAGCCGCACTCGCGACGCAACCGGACGGCGAGGATCTGCCTCGGCTCGACCGGACCGGCGAGCGCGAACTCGACCGTCTGGTCGACGCCCTCAATGCGGCGGGCGGGCGCCTGCGGGAGGCGCGGGCGCGGGTCGTGGCCGCCGAGCGTCTGGCCACGGCCGGCCGGCTCGCGGCCAGCATCGCCCACGAGATCCGTAACCCGATCGCCGCGATGCGATTGAAGGCCGAGAACGCCCTGGCCAGCGGCGATCCGAACCGCGCCACGCTGGCCCTCGAAGCGATGCTCGGCCAGATCGCGCGGGTGGACACGCTGTTGCGCGACCTCCTCAACCTGACCCAGGCGCGGCCGCTTCACCGGATACCGACCGCGATCGCCCCGCTGCTCACCGAATGCGCGCGCCTGCACGAGGATCTCGCGACCGCCGGCAACGTCCGGATCGAGACGGTGCTGGACGGTCTGCCCGGGTCGGACCACCCGCATATCGACCGAGCCCAGGTTGCGCGCGCCCTCGACAACCTGCTGCTTAACGCGCTCCAGCACACGCCCGCCGGCGGTCGTGTCCGCCTCGCCGCCGCGCGGGACACGGTTGATGGAACGATGCGTCTGCGGCTTCGCGTCAGCGATACCGGTCCTGGGGTCGATCCCGCGATCCGCACCAGCCTATTCGAGCCGTTCGTCACCGGCCGCCCCGACGGGACCGGCCTCGGACTCGCGATCGTGCACGAGATCGCGCTGGCGCATCGCGGCGCAGCCGGGTTGGTCGACAACGCGCCCGAGACCACCTTCTGTCTGGAGCTGCCATGGCGACCATCCTGA
- a CDS encoding Hpt domain-containing protein → MSHALVNRDALDELTAAIGREKLVRLLDRFVVSLATAFEGSDRGPADYGREAHTMVSMSGMLGCTPLSLACRGLEEAAKAGDDLTGSLIDLRKLRDRTVTALRDMRPAVEPSTRRATG, encoded by the coding sequence GTGTCTCACGCGCTCGTGAATCGGGATGCGCTCGACGAGCTGACAGCCGCGATCGGCCGGGAGAAACTCGTCCGGCTCCTTGACCGATTCGTCGTGAGCCTTGCCACCGCGTTCGAGGGTTCGGATCGCGGTCCGGCCGATTACGGGCGGGAGGCGCATACCATGGTGTCCATGTCGGGCATGCTCGGTTGCACACCCCTGTCACTGGCGTGCCGCGGCCTTGAGGAGGCCGCCAAGGCGGGCGACGACCTGACGGGATCGCTGATCGACCTCAGGAAGCTGCGCGACCGGACGGTCACGGCTCTTCGGGACATGCGGCCAGCGGTGGAGCCGTCGACCCGGCGGGCCACCGGCTGA
- a CDS encoding sensor histidine kinase — protein MDAGLVLPWTDGATHRLGALEAENIRLRNLLTQATAQADRERQRSRRLGRIIEAASRVEAGRLAAGCEAPPPGPTRRPVSDPDLVPANDVRAERSARHQATNDYLELLDCDGRLITASDEGPALFGVRDEADAVGRLWMEIWTRPEDREAAAVALERARAGRPSRFQAELETGGTVRWWDVAVTPLGATPDRPERILAVSRDITELKLTEARQALLMQELAHRMKNTMALVQAVAAQTMRNAASLEAAGEALSARLLALAKAHDVLLQGSFARASLTDLVDGAISLHGDGVSGRFAIAGPELTLSPRHGLTLALMLHELGTNAAKYGALSVAAGRVGITWDVTQTERGPALQFRWEETGGPPVEPPTRTGFGTRLIARSLAHGFGGTATLLYPRAGAVLTFEAPLDAVAAA, from the coding sequence ATGGATGCGGGCCTCGTGTTGCCGTGGACCGACGGGGCGACGCACCGCCTCGGCGCGCTTGAAGCAGAAAACATCCGCCTGCGGAACCTGCTGACGCAGGCGACCGCGCAGGCCGACCGGGAGCGCCAGCGCAGCCGGCGGCTCGGCCGCATCATCGAAGCCGCGAGCCGGGTAGAGGCCGGCCGCCTCGCTGCCGGGTGCGAAGCGCCCCCGCCGGGTCCGACCCGGCGCCCGGTCTCCGACCCCGACCTCGTGCCGGCCAACGACGTCCGGGCGGAACGGTCCGCACGTCATCAGGCGACCAACGATTACCTGGAGCTGCTCGACTGCGACGGCCGCCTGATCACGGCCAGCGACGAGGGCCCGGCCCTCTTCGGCGTTCGGGACGAGGCGGACGCGGTCGGTCGCCTCTGGATGGAGATCTGGACCCGGCCGGAGGATCGCGAGGCTGCGGCGGTTGCCCTGGAACGGGCACGCGCGGGCCGGCCGAGCCGCTTCCAGGCGGAGCTGGAGACCGGCGGCACGGTGCGATGGTGGGATGTCGCCGTCACCCCGCTCGGCGCAACGCCCGACCGGCCTGAGCGCATCCTCGCGGTGTCGCGCGACATCACCGAGCTGAAGCTGACCGAGGCTCGTCAGGCCCTGCTGATGCAGGAGCTGGCGCATCGGATGAAGAACACCATGGCCCTGGTCCAAGCCGTCGCGGCGCAGACCATGCGCAACGCGGCGTCCCTTGAAGCGGCCGGCGAGGCCCTGTCGGCGCGGCTGCTGGCACTCGCCAAGGCGCACGATGTGCTCCTGCAGGGCTCCTTCGCCCGCGCCTCCCTGACCGACCTGGTGGACGGGGCGATCTCCCTGCACGGCGACGGTGTCTCGGGACGGTTCGCGATTGCGGGTCCCGAACTGACCCTGAGCCCGCGCCACGGCCTGACCCTGGCGCTCATGCTGCACGAACTCGGGACCAACGCAGCCAAGTACGGTGCGCTTTCGGTCGCGGCTGGCCGCGTCGGCATCACCTGGGACGTGACCCAGACGGAGCGCGGACCGGCGTTACAATTCCGGTGGGAAGAGACCGGAGGACCGCCGGTGGAGCCGCCGACCCGCACCGGATTCGGCACCCGCCTGATCGCCCGAAGTCTCGCCCACGGCTTCGGCGGGACGGCGACGCTGCTGTACCCACGTGCCGGGGCCGTCCTGACCTTCGAGGCGCCCCTCGACGCCGTGGCGGCTGCCTGA
- a CDS encoding ABC1 kinase family protein, whose translation MLKTAFVAARDRQRLSEIATILIGFGVTRVVDRLGLRYLPLLPRRQPRLDVTRLSEPERLRRAIEALGPTFIKFGQVLASRPDLLSPAWTEELQKLHSQVVPVSWEQIGPQLEQDIGGSPLEVFAEFDTNPIASASIAQVYRARLHSGEDVIVKVLRPNLRKIIEADLRLMAHGARIVENEWPDMARYQPREQMRHLAEGLNGELDLLNEARNCELLAQIFEDRDDIVFPKIHWEYCSERVLVQDFIHGIPPNDEAALRAAGVDKKLLAQKGTDAFLQMALIEGVFHADPHPGNMLAMPGNKIGFIDFGIIGRLSQRRRSQLLVLIGAMLKQDADGLMAVLLDWTGTSNPDLTRLQVSAQSFVESHSSIPLNLGLVLTDFMNMARENDLAMPTDLAILFKGLVTADGVMRHLDPNFDLFAAAGPTVRASMQTQFSLSALKQKAEALGVGLYGAASELPTLIHLMLVRLKQGRVTVEIEVKGLDKVTRGIERAAARVAVALVVAAFATQLAPRLIDLGTPVFVSIGLIIFVLGIGWLVLLMRNK comes from the coding sequence ATGCTGAAGACAGCCTTCGTTGCCGCCCGCGACCGCCAGCGGCTGTCCGAGATCGCGACGATCCTGATCGGCTTCGGCGTCACGCGGGTCGTCGACCGCCTCGGCCTGCGCTATCTGCCGCTGCTGCCGCGCCGCCAGCCCCGGCTCGACGTCACCCGCCTGTCCGAGCCCGAGCGCCTGCGGCGGGCGATCGAGGCGCTGGGTCCGACCTTCATCAAGTTCGGGCAGGTTCTGGCGAGCCGGCCCGACCTCCTGTCGCCCGCCTGGACCGAGGAGCTGCAGAAGCTTCACAGCCAGGTCGTGCCGGTGTCGTGGGAGCAGATCGGGCCGCAGCTCGAGCAGGATATCGGCGGATCACCGCTCGAAGTCTTCGCCGAATTCGACACCAACCCGATCGCCTCGGCGTCGATCGCCCAGGTCTACAGGGCGCGGTTGCACTCGGGCGAGGATGTGATCGTCAAGGTGCTGCGACCGAACCTGCGCAAGATCATCGAGGCGGATTTGCGCCTGATGGCGCACGGCGCCCGCATCGTCGAGAACGAGTGGCCCGACATGGCCCGCTACCAGCCGCGGGAGCAGATGCGCCACCTCGCGGAGGGCCTCAACGGCGAGCTCGACCTCCTCAACGAGGCGCGCAACTGCGAATTGCTGGCCCAGATCTTCGAGGATCGCGACGACATCGTCTTCCCGAAGATCCACTGGGAATACTGCTCCGAGCGGGTGCTGGTGCAAGACTTCATCCACGGCATCCCGCCGAACGACGAGGCGGCCCTCCGCGCGGCCGGTGTCGACAAGAAGCTGCTCGCCCAGAAGGGCACCGACGCGTTCCTGCAGATGGCGCTGATCGAGGGCGTATTCCACGCCGATCCGCATCCCGGAAACATGCTGGCGATGCCCGGCAACAAGATCGGCTTCATCGATTTCGGCATCATCGGCCGGCTGTCGCAGCGGCGGCGCTCGCAGCTCCTCGTACTAATCGGCGCCATGCTCAAGCAGGATGCCGACGGCCTGATGGCCGTGCTCCTCGACTGGACCGGCACCAGCAACCCGGACCTCACCCGCCTCCAGGTCTCGGCCCAGTCCTTCGTGGAGAGCCACTCGTCGATCCCGCTGAATCTCGGGCTGGTGCTCACCGACTTCATGAACATGGCCCGCGAGAACGACCTCGCCATGCCGACCGACCTTGCCATCCTGTTCAAGGGGCTGGTCACAGCCGACGGCGTGATGCGCCACCTCGATCCAAATTTCGACCTGTTCGCCGCGGCCGGCCCAACGGTCCGGGCGAGCATGCAGACGCAGTTCTCGCTCTCCGCGCTCAAGCAGAAGGCCGAGGCCCTGGGGGTCGGCCTCTACGGTGCCGCCTCGGAGCTTCCGACCCTGATCCACCTGATGCTGGTGCGCCTGAAGCAGGGCCGCGTCACCGTCGAGATCGAGGTCAAGGGGCTCGACAAGGTCACCCGCGGCATCGAGCGCGCCGCCGCCCGCGTCGCCGTCGCGCTGGTGGTCGCGGCCTTCGCCACGCAGCTCGCGCCCCGGCTGATCGACCTCGGCACGCCGGTCTTCGTGTCGATTGGATTAATTATTTTCGTACTCGGGATCGGCTGGCTCGTGCTGCTGATGCGTAACAAGTAG
- a CDS encoding MFS transporter encodes MPPNEQDRIVRQVFFRLMPLLFIGYVMAYVDRINVGFAALRMNADLGIGPAVFGLGAGIFFIGYFLFEVPSNLILEKVGARRWIARIMITWGLLSAAMMFVQGATSFLVLRFLLGAAEAGFYPGVILYLTYWFPKAYRARIFGAFAVGIPVSLAIGAPLSTSIMQLDGVLGLKGWQWLFLLEGVPTTLFGFVFLALIPDRPKDAAWLAPADRTALQAVIDAEQGAVAASHGTSLRAAVTDPRLMALSFIYFANTGANLGLAFFLPQILKSTGLSDMQTGLMTAVPYVFGVIGGLTIGWISDRTNDRRVTLASALMLTAAGLALAGLATGSLWAVAFMAVAAAGLYGGKAPFWALPPVFLSGSAAAGGIALINCIGNLGGFVAPSIVGWIRESSGSFEAGLYFLAALAFSAVIVTLLVVNARFGDARRPAALPVPAVAPRT; translated from the coding sequence ATGCCCCCGAACGAACAGGACCGGATTGTCCGGCAGGTCTTCTTCAGGCTGATGCCGCTGCTCTTCATCGGCTACGTGATGGCCTATGTCGACCGGATCAATGTCGGCTTCGCGGCTCTGCGGATGAACGCCGACCTCGGCATCGGCCCGGCCGTGTTCGGCCTCGGCGCCGGGATCTTCTTCATCGGCTATTTCCTCTTCGAGGTGCCGAGCAACCTGATCCTGGAAAAGGTCGGGGCGCGGCGCTGGATCGCCCGGATCATGATCACCTGGGGCCTGCTCTCGGCGGCGATGATGTTCGTGCAGGGCGCGACGAGCTTCCTCGTCCTGCGCTTCCTGCTCGGCGCGGCCGAAGCCGGCTTCTACCCGGGGGTGATCCTCTACCTCACCTACTGGTTCCCGAAGGCCTACCGCGCGCGGATCTTCGGCGCCTTCGCGGTTGGAATTCCGGTCTCCCTGGCGATCGGCGCGCCGCTCTCCACCTCGATCATGCAGCTCGACGGAGTCCTGGGCCTCAAGGGCTGGCAATGGCTGTTCCTGCTCGAGGGTGTGCCCACCACCCTGTTCGGCTTCGTCTTCCTCGCCCTGATCCCCGACCGGCCGAAGGACGCGGCGTGGCTCGCGCCGGCGGACCGGACGGCTCTGCAGGCGGTGATCGACGCCGAGCAGGGGGCGGTCGCGGCCAGCCACGGAACCAGCCTGCGCGCGGCCGTCACCGACCCGCGGCTGATGGCCCTGTCGTTCATCTACTTCGCCAATACGGGCGCCAATCTCGGATTGGCGTTCTTCCTGCCGCAGATCCTCAAGAGCACCGGCCTGTCGGACATGCAGACCGGCCTGATGACCGCGGTTCCTTACGTGTTCGGGGTGATCGGCGGCCTGACCATCGGCTGGATCTCCGACCGCACCAACGACCGCCGGGTGACGCTGGCGAGTGCTTTGATGCTCACCGCGGCGGGCCTGGCGCTCGCGGGGCTCGCCACCGGCTCGCTGTGGGCGGTGGCCTTCATGGCGGTGGCGGCAGCCGGTCTCTACGGCGGCAAAGCGCCATTCTGGGCGCTGCCGCCGGTTTTCCTCTCCGGCAGCGCGGCGGCCGGCGGCATCGCGCTGATCAACTGCATCGGCAATCTCGGCGGCTTCGTTGCGCCGTCCATCGTCGGCTGGATCCGCGAGAGCAGCGGCAGCTTCGAGGCCGGGCTTTACTTCCTGGCGGCCCTGGCCTTCTCGGCGGTGATCGTGACCCTTCTGGTCGTCAATGCCCGCTTCGGCGACGCCCGCCGGCCGGCGGCGCTTCCCGTCCCGGCAGTGGCGCCGCGCACCTGA
- a CDS encoding substrate-binding domain-containing protein, producing MADEQTATRLKCALVVRGAFDAYVVPAFESAGGRAAIHWAPTAVIMKEIEDGATADAVLVLSDAMDRLIAAGRVEAETRVDAVRSRYGIAVKAGAQHPDISTVEALKRTLVEARSVAYSRTGASGIYFAGLLPRLGLAEAVNARATIIPQGFTAEKLVSGEADIAVQQISELMVVPGIEVVGPLPDPVQEMTTFSAAIMRGATDRAGAERFLAGLTTPQAAEAYRTSGLEPAF from the coding sequence ATGGCAGACGAGCAGACCGCGACCCGATTGAAATGTGCCCTCGTGGTGCGGGGCGCCTTCGACGCGTACGTGGTGCCGGCCTTCGAGTCGGCCGGTGGCCGGGCGGCGATCCATTGGGCGCCGACCGCGGTCATCATGAAGGAGATCGAGGACGGTGCGACCGCCGACGCGGTCCTTGTCCTGTCGGATGCCATGGACCGCCTGATCGCGGCGGGCCGGGTCGAGGCGGAGACCCGGGTCGACGCGGTGCGTTCCCGTTACGGCATCGCCGTGAAGGCCGGGGCACAGCACCCGGACATCTCGACCGTGGAGGCGCTTAAGCGCACGCTGGTCGAGGCGCGCTCCGTCGCCTACTCGCGCACCGGCGCGAGCGGGATCTACTTCGCGGGGCTCCTGCCGCGGCTCGGGCTGGCCGAGGCCGTGAACGCCCGTGCGACGATCATCCCGCAAGGTTTCACGGCCGAGAAGCTGGTCTCCGGCGAGGCCGATATTGCGGTCCAGCAGATCAGCGAGCTGATGGTCGTGCCGGGCATCGAGGTCGTCGGCCCCCTCCCCGATCCGGTGCAGGAGATGACGACCTTCTCGGCCGCAATCATGCGCGGCGCGACCGACCGGGCGGGCGCCGAACGTTTCCTGGCCGGCCTGACGACACCGCAGGCCGCCGAGGCCTACCGGACCAGCGGCCTCGAACCGGCCTTCTGA